Proteins from a single region of Fusobacterium gonidiaformans ATCC 25563:
- a CDS encoding lysophospholipid acyltransferase family protein, producing MEKTESSKKYRFYGLCLYYFIHLLNYTFSYIRIENTGEEKVNENIRPYIFCFWHEKLLSSSLAMRNLRRKVALASPSKDGELIAVPLEKMGFDLVRGSSDKQSVSSLLSLLKFLKKGYSMGTPVDGPKGPPYKVKHGLLYLAQKSGIPIVPMGGAFSKKWVFSKTWDHFQVPKPFSKIFYVLGNPIYLNKDSNLEEIALFLEQEINNLNEKAERLVREGNYE from the coding sequence ATGGAAAAAACAGAAAGCTCAAAAAAATATAGATTTTATGGACTATGCCTCTATTATTTTATTCATCTTTTAAACTATACCTTTTCCTATATTCGAATTGAAAATACTGGAGAAGAAAAAGTAAATGAAAATATTCGTCCCTATATTTTTTGTTTTTGGCACGAAAAATTATTAAGTTCTTCTCTTGCTATGAGAAATCTTCGTAGAAAAGTCGCCTTAGCAAGTCCTTCGAAGGACGGAGAATTGATTGCTGTTCCTTTAGAAAAAATGGGATTTGATTTAGTGAGAGGTTCTTCTGACAAACAATCTGTTTCTTCCTTACTATCTCTTTTAAAATTTTTGAAAAAAGGATATTCGATGGGAACCCCGGTAGATGGTCCAAAAGGACCACCCTATAAAGTAAAACATGGTTTACTTTATCTCGCTCAAAAGAGCGGAATCCCAATTGTTCCTATGGGAGGAGCTTTCAGTAAAAAATGGGTTTTTTCAAAAACTTGGGACCATTTTCAAGTTCCAAAACCTTTTTCTAAAATTTTCTATGTATTAGGAAATCCTATTTATTTGAATAAAGATAGCAATTTAGAAGAAATTGCTCTATTTTTAGAACAAGAAATTAACAACTTAAATGAGAAAGCAGAACGCTTAGTGCGGGAGGGAAACTATGAATAA